The Mycoplasmopsis equigenitalium genome contains a region encoding:
- a CDS encoding MAG5150 family histidine triad lipoprotein produces MKKISKLITLSLTPVVVLSTIACQSENNHNTQSNKTKELIEEYKKLAASVLSYKQTHFPLYAQYNNGNYTQELFLEHKTKINSFFNELTKYTQDLVNKIKALKSQSWQLNIDKSDPAINNPDVKLFKFWFPSGLEVNALGLKAFGNSKIIIDDAKTQIKDKVPTILNEHSNNINRLNYLLEFFANLGENEEISDLELQENIRLAYNFLKEYLFDKSEDNSTYNILGKDHDSQLSQHTHSHAMINITITAVIENIDLFKNHLKKLVDYYSDYKEDNKFTFIKNIGAREKINNLIQTEIVAKYNQMLQIIEAAEQEITIMRNDFLSLIYPHLEKMIQILGLKVDETLI; encoded by the coding sequence ATGAAAAAAATAAGCAAACTAATTACTCTTTCTCTAACTCCAGTTGTTGTTTTAAGTACAATCGCCTGCCAAAGCGAAAACAATCATAATACGCAATCAAACAAAACTAAAGAATTAATTGAAGAATACAAAAAACTAGCAGCCAGTGTTCTTTCTTATAAACAAACTCATTTTCCACTTTATGCGCAATATAACAATGGTAACTATACGCAAGAACTTTTTCTAGAACACAAAACAAAAATTAATTCCTTTTTTAATGAATTAACTAAATATACACAAGATTTAGTTAACAAAATTAAAGCATTAAAATCACAAAGTTGACAACTAAACATTGATAAAAGCGATCCAGCCATTAATAATCCTGATGTTAAATTGTTTAAATTCTGGTTCCCTAGCGGTTTAGAAGTAAATGCACTGGGCTTAAAAGCGTTTGGCAATTCAAAAATTATTATTGATGATGCTAAAACCCAAATCAAAGATAAAGTTCCAACAATTTTAAATGAACACTCTAACAACATTAATCGTTTAAATTATTTACTTGAATTTTTCGCAAATCTTGGCGAAAATGAAGAAATCAGCGACTTGGAATTACAAGAAAATATCCGTCTTGCTTACAATTTTTTAAAAGAATACTTATTTGATAAAAGCGAGGATAATTCTACCTACAACATTCTTGGTAAAGACCACGATTCACAATTAAGTCAACACACCCATAGTCATGCGATGATAAACATTACAATTACAGCTGTAATTGAAAACATTGATTTATTTAAAAATCATTTAAAAAAGTTGGTCGATTATTACAGCGATTATAAAGAAGATAATAAATTCACTTTCATCAAAAACATTGGTGCAAGAGAAAAAATCAACAACTTAATTCAAACCGAGATCGTTGCTAAATATAACCAAATGTTACAAATAATTGAAGCCGCAGAACAAGAAATTACAATAATGCGTAACGACTTTCTTAGTTTAATTTATCCTCACTTAGAAAAAATGATCCAAATTTTAGGACTAAAAGTTGATGAAACTTTAATATAA
- a CDS encoding glycosyltransferase, translated as MQTKIISKSKKLTKKPTAYLIAVLIFLCLSSLYLYFAINNVIDLLWNFNSYTSNQKIKTCAIVIFIFLASICQFYFWYIGIVDFVFWLFFWINRSKNAKLIRKIAKTTVSLDHARVLLLYCTCDDFNEEALIKSMQQNYLNYKTVILDDSKTQKFKDKIDLFKIKYPNVKVIRRETNIGYKAANINNYLKTRSDYDYFVLLDSDEIIPSNFITSCLKYFNYFTNVGVVQANHKGKGGVNDFQKLFSYFILPSLSINLVTKNEYGIVSLFGHGAMVSRQCYESTKNGFPELISEDNAFTIQALNNNFFVYFAPNIICEEDFPVNYFAFKKRQTKFINGNLQFNSLILKKEYNIKAPAWQRWNFLTQIGLVYLTIILGFLFLISTTVLVCLKSNNYKEMIIILYFSIFLMVAPWLKEILNQCKYIGIRKTLIYLVLSFLLMFSIFTLSLRTIISIFFGKKSGFIVTPKENKKLRFWAIIKYCFLDILVFLILVTVSVLISYYFAWQSIFIFLPFIFGSISSIIFASFTNINTLTWKSRERNFLNFITCDTGGRKWKNMYSFQ; from the coding sequence ATGCAAACAAAAATTATTTCAAAAAGTAAAAAGTTGACTAAAAAGCCAACCGCATATTTAATAGCGGTTTTAATTTTCTTATGCTTGAGTTCACTATATCTTTATTTCGCCATTAATAATGTAATTGATTTACTTTGAAATTTTAATAGCTACACTTCAAATCAAAAAATCAAAACTTGCGCAATCGTTATCTTTATCTTCTTAGCATCAATCTGCCAGTTTTATTTTTGATACATCGGAATAGTAGATTTTGTTTTTTGATTATTCTTTTGAATTAATCGAAGTAAAAATGCTAAATTAATAAGAAAAATTGCTAAAACTACTGTTAGTTTAGATCATGCGCGAGTATTGTTGCTTTACTGTACTTGCGATGATTTTAACGAAGAAGCACTAATAAAATCAATGCAACAAAATTATCTTAATTACAAAACTGTGATCTTGGATGACAGCAAAACACAAAAATTTAAAGATAAAATTGATTTATTTAAAATTAAATATCCAAATGTCAAAGTTATTAGAAGAGAAACTAACATCGGTTATAAAGCCGCAAATATTAACAATTATTTAAAAACTCGTTCAGATTATGATTATTTTGTTTTATTAGATTCGGACGAAATTATTCCAAGCAACTTTATTACTTCTTGCCTTAAATATTTTAATTATTTCACAAACGTCGGGGTTGTTCAAGCTAACCACAAAGGTAAAGGGGGGGTGAACGATTTTCAAAAACTGTTTTCTTACTTCATCCTTCCTTCGCTCTCAATTAACCTAGTTACAAAAAATGAATACGGAATTGTTTCATTATTTGGACATGGCGCAATGGTGTCGCGCCAATGCTATGAATCAACGAAAAACGGATTCCCAGAATTAATTTCTGAGGATAACGCATTTACAATTCAAGCACTTAATAATAATTTCTTTGTTTATTTTGCTCCAAATATTATTTGTGAGGAAGATTTTCCAGTTAATTATTTTGCTTTTAAAAAACGTCAAACAAAATTCATTAACGGTAACTTACAATTTAATAGCCTGATTCTTAAGAAGGAATACAACATCAAAGCACCAGCATGACAAAGATGAAACTTTCTTACCCAAATCGGACTTGTTTATTTAACAATAATTTTAGGCTTTCTTTTCTTGATTAGCACCACAGTACTTGTATGTCTAAAATCAAATAATTATAAAGAGATGATTATCATCTTATACTTTTCTATCTTTTTAATGGTAGCGCCTTGATTAAAAGAAATTTTAAATCAGTGCAAATATATCGGAATTCGCAAAACCTTAATTTATCTTGTTTTATCCTTCCTACTAATGTTTTCAATTTTCACTTTATCATTAAGAACAATAATCTCAATCTTCTTTGGTAAAAAAAGTGGCTTTATTGTCACTCCTAAGGAAAATAAAAAGCTACGCTTTTGAGCTATCATTAAATATTGTTTTCTTGATATTTTAGTCTTTTTAATTTTAGTAACCGTCTCAGTTTTAATATCTTATTATTTTGCTTGACAATCAATTTTCATTTTCTTACCATTTATTTTTGGTTCAATTAGCTCAATTATTTTTGCATCATTTACTAATATAAATACACTTACATGAAAGAGTCGGGAAAGAAATTTTCTTAATTTCATTACATGCGATACAGGAGGTAGAAAATGAAAAAATATGTATTCATTCCAATAA
- a CDS encoding purine-nucleoside phosphorylase, giving the protein MATPHIACEPGEIAKVVLMPGDPLRAELMAKKYLKDVKLVSAVRNIYFYTGYYNGKKITIGASGMGPTSIGIYAYELFNFYDVDTIVRLGSAGAYLEDLSVKTPVLVTSAVADGYGFVELMTGKRTLKNKPDAETLTLLKNSAKNMNVNLRNVCVHTTDVFYSIRPLEQTLKITKSDCVDNECFALFATAQRSNKKAAALLSISENLITHESMTSDERLKEFSLMFEIALNAFCK; this is encoded by the coding sequence ATGGCAACACCACATATTGCTTGTGAACCGGGCGAAATTGCAAAAGTAGTTTTAATGCCTGGGGATCCACTGCGTGCCGAATTGATGGCAAAAAAATATTTAAAAGATGTTAAGTTAGTTTCTGCGGTTCGAAATATTTATTTTTATACTGGTTACTATAATGGAAAGAAAATTACCATTGGTGCAAGTGGCATGGGCCCAACATCGATTGGAATTTATGCTTACGAATTATTTAATTTTTATGATGTCGATACAATTGTTCGATTAGGTTCGGCAGGAGCATACTTAGAAGATTTAAGTGTTAAAACACCAGTTCTTGTAACAAGTGCTGTAGCTGATGGTTATGGCTTTGTTGAATTGATGACAGGTAAAAGAACGCTTAAAAACAAACCAGATGCAGAAACACTTACACTTTTAAAAAATAGTGCAAAGAATATGAACGTAAATTTAAGAAACGTTTGTGTGCACACAACAGATGTTTTTTATTCGATTAGACCACTAGAACAAACACTAAAAATTACAAAGAGTGATTGTGTTGATAATGAATGTTTTGCGCTTTTTGCAACAGCGCAAAGATCGAATAAAAAAGCCGCCGCTTTATTATCTATTTCAGAAAATTTAATCACTCACGAGTCGATGACTAGTGATGAAAGATTGAAAGAATTTTCGTTGATGTTCGAGATTGCTCTTAACGCTTTTTGTAAATAA
- a CDS encoding HAD family acid phosphatase produces MKSKILFLSGITASVLPLMPLAISCNPAEQKSEKTFDELTPSEKLKFIEEKFNKLDENDKKKFLNNSKALKELLTQDEIHTLIDELNKDAAQFGSIVWYIKSAESLIGKEQAFAYATKAFDELKANPTSKTVFDFSQNFNTAQKVDNPAPGLSIPVVFMDIDETVLQNDYTEAFGMLNGGYSGDMKETNDLKAKRFAVPGAVDFINHVQENGGLVIYQSDMNQSTAVVEAVKQNLKNVGVKYVENFQFWMRGSMPYVAENETDISDEKTKNLSEAQLKELAKKTKFTTDFSPKPWRTWTNSKAAYILGKLVYKTDRMQGTDSNTNGWDFSQEDSKSGDKVKTLTLMKIGDNFNDFFDRLSKGKANDERNKIYTENKKLQALFTTTNANALVAKKDGESYILEEVTNRPNAYILIPGNSEYGGWLDPYGYKNTFKNLYEELKAILADKKYETGPSI; encoded by the coding sequence ATGAAAAGTAAAATTTTATTTTTAAGCGGAATTACCGCATCAGTACTACCTCTAATGCCTTTGGCTATTAGTTGCAACCCTGCTGAACAGAAAAGTGAAAAAACTTTTGATGAATTAACCCCAAGCGAAAAGCTTAAATTTATTGAAGAAAAATTCAATAAATTAGATGAAAATGATAAGAAAAAATTCTTGAATAATTCAAAAGCGTTAAAAGAATTATTAACTCAAGACGAAATTCATACATTAATTGATGAATTAAACAAAGACGCAGCACAATTTGGCTCAATTGTTTGATATATTAAATCAGCGGAATCGCTTATTGGTAAAGAACAAGCATTTGCTTATGCTACAAAAGCGTTCGATGAATTAAAAGCAAACCCTACTTCAAAAACAGTGTTTGACTTTAGTCAAAACTTCAATACAGCCCAAAAAGTTGATAACCCTGCGCCAGGACTTTCAATCCCTGTTGTCTTTATGGATATAGATGAAACTGTATTACAAAATGACTACACTGAAGCGTTTGGAATGCTAAATGGTGGTTATAGCGGTGATATGAAGGAAACTAACGACCTTAAAGCAAAAAGATTTGCTGTTCCTGGCGCAGTTGATTTTATTAACCACGTTCAAGAAAATGGTGGTTTAGTAATCTACCAATCAGATATGAATCAATCAACAGCTGTTGTTGAAGCAGTAAAACAAAACCTAAAAAATGTTGGTGTTAAATATGTAGAAAACTTCCAGTTCTGAATGCGTGGATCAATGCCATATGTAGCAGAAAATGAAACTGATATTTCAGACGAAAAAACTAAAAATTTAAGTGAAGCTCAACTTAAAGAACTTGCAAAGAAAACTAAGTTCACTACCGATTTTAGCCCTAAACCTTGAAGAACATGAACCAATTCAAAAGCTGCATATATATTAGGTAAATTAGTATATAAAACAGACAGAATGCAAGGCACAGATTCAAACACAAATGGTTGAGACTTTAGCCAAGAAGATAGTAAATCAGGAGATAAAGTTAAAACACTCACATTAATGAAAATTGGTGATAATTTTAATGACTTTTTCGACCGTTTATCTAAAGGTAAAGCCAACGATGAAAGAAATAAAATTTACACCGAAAATAAAAAACTACAAGCCTTATTTACAACAACTAACGCTAATGCATTAGTTGCTAAAAAAGATGGTGAAAGCTACATTCTTGAAGAAGTAACAAATCGTCCTAACGCATATATCTTAATCCCTGGAAATAGTGAATATGGCGGTTGACTAGATCCATATGGATACAAAAATACCTTCAAGAATCTATATGAAGAACTAAAAGCAATCCTTGCTGATAAAAAATACGAAACAGGTCCTTCAATTTAA
- a CDS encoding DUF1015 family protein, with translation MKIKCIKESYVNTSQNIYDSDYICLANIKDDKIAFDKTTLFLSEERKRELNAEEIKKNLNCVYLFKNKNAYGLIANLSLEEYQNNNIKSHELVYPNIIQGMVNNIYHYNAEANPVFITYDKKIDLKTFIDSNKYTEKYTFPDLELYAFNDKTAEEIIDNFKDIQTMYVADGHHRLYSSLFSKNKRTILTCFMSFDQVKIQAIHRLIRNVDASNFEMAKSFINQYLEIKNDMPLSRGHVRITYQNKSFIVKLKDGDDDLFWNNDVYKVNTQIITTAFRTQNLNDVEFIRDYDLHDVKKRLSNNDVLIEMKPLKISQFIDLANKNYILPPKSTCFTPKFPSFLVFKKYK, from the coding sequence ATGAAAATCAAATGTATTAAAGAAAGTTATGTAAACACTTCACAAAACATTTATGACTCTGATTATATTTGTTTGGCAAATATCAAAGACGATAAAATTGCGTTTGATAAAACGACTCTTTTCCTTTCTGAAGAAAGAAAGAGGGAATTAAACGCTGAAGAAATTAAAAAAAATCTCAATTGCGTTTACCTTTTTAAAAACAAAAACGCTTATGGTCTAATCGCTAACCTAAGTTTGGAAGAATATCAAAATAACAACATTAAATCTCATGAACTTGTTTACCCAAATATCATTCAAGGAATGGTTAATAACATTTACCACTACAACGCAGAAGCGAATCCTGTATTCATTACCTACGATAAAAAGATTGATTTAAAAACTTTTATTGATAGCAATAAATACACAGAGAAATACACATTTCCAGATTTAGAACTATATGCCTTTAATGATAAAACGGCAGAAGAGATTATAGATAATTTTAAAGATATCCAAACAATGTATGTAGCCGATGGTCACCACCGACTTTATTCAAGTTTATTTTCAAAAAATAAACGTACGATCTTAACCTGTTTTATGTCATTTGATCAAGTCAAAATTCAAGCAATTCACCGTTTAATCAGAAATGTTGATGCAAGCAATTTTGAAATGGCAAAAAGTTTTATTAATCAATATTTAGAGATTAAAAATGATATGCCATTAAGTAGAGGGCACGTAAGAATAACATATCAAAACAAGTCTTTTATTGTCAAGTTAAAAGATGGGGATGATGATTTGTTTTGAAATAATGACGTTTACAAAGTTAATACCCAAATCATCACAACAGCCTTCCGTACTCAAAATTTAAATGATGTTGAATTTATTAGAGATTATGATTTACATGATGTAAAAAAACGTCTATCAAATAATGATGTTTTAATCGAAATGAAACCACTAAAAATCTCACAGTTTATTGATTTAGCAAATAAAAACTACATATTACCACCAAAGTCTACCTGTTTTACGCCAAAATTTCCATCTTTTTTAGTTTTTAAAAAATACAAATAG
- a CDS encoding aminotransferase class I/II-fold pyridoxal phosphate-dependent enzyme codes for MVKINGVSLIERMLTILDKKQLSKIIIVVGYKANEFISYINSLNIKTNIEFIENPIFDRTNNIYSLALTKKEAITDDILLLESDLIFDENMIDVLIENKHSNLILVDKFAHWMDGTCLELNKNNTIKKFIDKQTFDFAKANHYFKTVNIYKFDKEFLKNIYFPALEKFMDKNGTNHYYEDVLKDIIKTNKDIYAQPINQNHKWYEIDDEQDLNIAESIFATGEEKLEKFQSRYGGYWRYPKLLDFCYLVNPYFPTQKMNEEIKYLFNELVGQYPSGLEVNSNLCAKIFNVNKEHIVVGNGAAELIKSVIESLEGNVGFIRPTFEEYPNRFKKLTPVPYFPDNDNFTYDAKTIINFFDNKKLKAFVLINPDNPTGNYLPKTEVLQLIKWAKKNNIFFIYDESFSDFADEIDNTLIVDEYLDLYENMVIIKSISKSYGIPGFRLGVLASSNKQLIKQIKKDVSIWNINSFAEYYLQIYEKYKKDYLVALEKIKKSRQTFLAKLKTIKEIRVVPTQANYVTIELLKGTSKQICIDMLENDIFIKDLTPKIPNTKKQWIRVAVRDDIDNKIFTKAIKQYFKK; via the coding sequence ATGGTTAAAATCAATGGCGTTTCACTAATCGAGAGAATGCTTACTATTCTTGATAAAAAACAACTTTCAAAAATCATAATCGTAGTTGGTTACAAAGCAAACGAGTTTATCTCATACATCAATAGCTTAAATATAAAAACAAATATTGAGTTTATAGAAAACCCAATATTTGATCGTACCAATAACATTTATTCACTTGCCCTTACTAAAAAAGAAGCAATAACAGATGATATTTTACTATTAGAATCGGATTTAATTTTTGATGAAAATATGATCGATGTATTAATTGAAAATAAGCATTCTAATTTAATTTTAGTCGATAAATTCGCTCACTGAATGGATGGAACTTGTCTCGAATTAAACAAAAACAATACAATTAAAAAATTTATCGACAAACAAACATTTGATTTTGCGAAAGCTAATCATTATTTTAAAACAGTTAATATCTATAAATTTGACAAAGAATTTTTAAAAAACATTTATTTTCCTGCTTTAGAAAAATTCATGGACAAGAATGGAACAAATCACTATTACGAAGATGTCTTAAAAGATATTATAAAAACAAATAAAGATATTTACGCTCAACCAATCAACCAAAACCACAAATGATATGAAATTGATGATGAACAAGATTTAAATATTGCCGAATCAATTTTTGCAACAGGCGAAGAAAAACTCGAAAAATTCCAATCACGCTATGGCGGCTACTGACGTTACCCAAAACTATTAGACTTTTGTTACTTGGTTAACCCTTATTTCCCAACACAAAAAATGAACGAGGAAATTAAATATCTTTTCAACGAACTTGTAGGACAATACCCTTCTGGTTTAGAAGTTAACTCAAATTTATGTGCCAAAATTTTTAACGTTAATAAAGAACACATTGTGGTTGGTAATGGTGCTGCCGAATTAATTAAATCCGTAATCGAGTCACTTGAAGGTAATGTTGGTTTTATTCGACCTACATTCGAAGAATATCCAAATCGTTTTAAAAAATTAACACCCGTTCCTTATTTCCCTGATAATGACAACTTTACATATGATGCAAAGACAATTATTAACTTTTTCGATAATAAAAAACTCAAAGCATTTGTCTTAATCAACCCTGATAATCCAACCGGAAATTATTTACCTAAAACAGAAGTTTTACAGCTGATAAAATGAGCAAAGAAAAATAATATTTTCTTTATTTATGATGAAAGTTTTTCAGATTTTGCAGACGAAATAGACAACACTTTAATCGTTGATGAATATTTAGATCTTTATGAAAATATGGTAATTATAAAATCAATTAGTAAATCTTATGGTATTCCTGGTTTTCGATTAGGTGTATTGGCTTCAAGTAATAAACAATTAATTAAACAAATTAAAAAAGATGTTTCGATTTGAAACATCAATTCATTTGCCGAATATTACTTACAAATTTACGAAAAATATAAAAAAGATTACTTAGTAGCATTAGAAAAAATCAAAAAGTCGCGCCAAACATTTTTAGCAAAACTTAAAACAATTAAGGAAATTAGAGTTGTCCCAACACAAGCTAACTATGTAACAATAGAATTATTAAAAGGTACATCAAAACAAATCTGTATTGATATGCTCGAAAATGATATTTTCATTAAAGACTTAACACCCAAAATTCCCAATACCAAAAAACAATGAATTCGTGTCGCAGTCAGAGATGATATAGATAACAAAATTTTTACCAAAGCAATAAAGCAATATTTTAAAAAATAA
- the mf1 gene encoding diacylglycerol cholinephosphotransferase Mf1, whose amino-acid sequence MTDKQIRTLDLLKEFVEIADKHQLEYLIFYGSLLGTIRHNGFIPWDDDIDLVITKETYDFLVEHYPDKIKTNENSNNFLLIPKFSNDDDTNINAVFLDLFVIVKTSKPNIKKYTSPKRVLRWMATFINRKTHKYQWGINILKVLFFWTRWWKKYTFKKAYNDLYDKNGDVFCIIFSPMKKDTLCNIFDNIDFKNYKTHKFEDTVVRVPNNWEEIFLKNYGPNWRTPIKYKYCEHFGMYDMYVCTYRPKNKK is encoded by the coding sequence ATGACAGATAAACAAATTAGAACACTTGATCTACTTAAAGAATTTGTAGAAATTGCTGACAAACATCAACTAGAATATTTAATTTTTTACGGAAGTTTACTAGGAACAATTAGACATAATGGTTTTATCCCCTGAGACGATGATATCGACTTAGTAATTACAAAAGAAACTTATGATTTTCTTGTCGAACACTACCCAGATAAAATAAAAACAAACGAAAATAGTAATAATTTTTTATTAATACCAAAATTTTCAAATGATGATGATACAAACATCAACGCTGTTTTTCTAGATCTTTTTGTTATTGTTAAGACATCTAAACCTAATATTAAAAAATATACCTCGCCAAAGAGGGTGTTACGTTGAATGGCAACTTTTATTAATAGAAAAACACACAAATACCAATGAGGAATAAACATTTTAAAAGTATTATTTTTCTGAACAAGATGATGAAAAAAATATACTTTTAAAAAGGCTTACAATGATTTGTATGATAAAAACGGTGACGTTTTCTGCATAATATTTAGTCCGATGAAAAAAGATACATTATGTAATATCTTTGATAATATAGACTTTAAAAATTATAAAACTCATAAATTCGAAGACACAGTAGTAAGGGTTCCTAACAACTGAGAAGAAATCTTCTTAAAAAATTATGGTCCTAACTGAAGAACTCCTATTAAATATAAATATTGCGAACATTTCGGTATGTATGATATGTACGTTTGCACCTATAGGCCAAAAAATAAAAAATAA
- a CDS encoding N-6 DNA methylase has translation MINSNNNFDIKNLSLEAYKQAINKYGIDYVWSEICNFVLKNGENDLLKISNFGELYEIALAIENKNNKKKQGKYYTPDDIGNIMSQWLDSSLGENICDVGCGTGNLILNYLDFVGGEKTHKLLKEGKIYLYDFDKTAIQICKTSLLLKYGKQYENNIHCIQGDFLDKNIHLPKNAKVISNPPYSIFKQLNPSWEVTENIEKSKELYAAFMEKCFKEATSAIFITPFTFVSGLKFYALRKSMSELGSGFIICFDNVPGNIFNGRKHGIFNSNTANSVRAAITVFTKSSRKGFRISPLIRFKNNERHKLLNCEILENELNDTFQIVNKTNPYFKKIDKELVTVFKTWNELSKITLKKLITQDKTPYVIDVPNTCRYYTTGSSRKLNRTGSIILNVKNEVFFSLLYCLLNSSLAYFWWRIYDGGITYPVNLLKSIPIPIDSISSDDFHFFKKITKEMIEKENEFLISKMNAGNKQENIKFPIKYRKLLNERFLKILDLKLDINLLEKIHKNSYFNQD, from the coding sequence ATGATAAATTCTAATAATAATTTTGACATTAAAAACCTTTCCCTTGAAGCCTATAAACAGGCTATTAATAAATATGGCATTGACTATGTTTGAAGTGAAATTTGTAATTTTGTGCTCAAAAATGGGGAAAACGATTTGCTAAAAATATCAAATTTTGGCGAATTATACGAAATAGCATTAGCAATTGAAAACAAAAATAATAAGAAAAAACAAGGAAAATACTATACACCTGATGATATCGGCAACATAATGAGTCAATGACTAGATAGTTCTTTAGGTGAAAATATTTGTGATGTAGGTTGTGGCACAGGCAATTTAATTTTGAATTATCTTGATTTTGTTGGGGGTGAAAAAACTCACAAATTATTAAAAGAAGGGAAAATTTATCTTTACGACTTTGATAAAACTGCTATTCAAATTTGTAAAACAAGCCTTTTATTAAAATATGGCAAACAATACGAAAACAACATCCATTGTATTCAAGGGGATTTTTTAGACAAGAATATTCACTTGCCAAAAAATGCGAAGGTTATTTCAAATCCACCTTATTCTATTTTTAAGCAACTAAACCCATCTTGAGAGGTAACTGAAAACATCGAAAAATCAAAAGAACTATATGCAGCATTTATGGAAAAATGTTTTAAGGAGGCAACATCTGCGATCTTCATTACACCCTTTACTTTTGTTTCAGGTCTAAAATTTTATGCTTTAAGAAAAAGTATGAGTGAACTCGGAAGCGGTTTTATTATCTGTTTCGATAACGTTCCAGGTAATATTTTTAATGGTCGAAAACACGGTATTTTTAATTCGAACACAGCAAATTCTGTTCGTGCTGCAATTACTGTTTTTACTAAATCATCAAGAAAAGGTTTTCGTATTTCACCATTAATTCGCTTTAAAAATAACGAAAGACATAAATTGCTAAATTGCGAAATATTAGAAAATGAATTAAATGATACATTTCAAATTGTAAATAAAACAAACCCATACTTTAAGAAAATTGATAAAGAGCTTGTTACCGTGTTTAAAACATGAAATGAACTATCAAAAATTACATTAAAAAAATTAATAACACAAGATAAAACACCATATGTAATTGATGTGCCTAATACTTGCAGATATTATACAACTGGTTCTTCAAGAAAATTAAATAGAACCGGTTCAATTATATTAAATGTCAAAAACGAGGTTTTCTTTTCACTTTTATATTGCTTACTAAACTCTAGTCTTGCTTATTTTTGATGACGTATTTATGATGGTGGAATAACATATCCTGTTAATTTATTAAAATCAATTCCTATTCCGATTGATAGTATTTCAAGTGATGATTTTCATTTTTTCAAAAAAATTACTAAAGAAATGATAGAGAAAGAAAATGAATTTTTGATTAGTAAAATGAATGCGGGGAACAAACAGGAAAATATCAAGTTTCCTATCAAATATAGAAAACTTTTAAATGAACGATTTTTAAAGATTTTAGACTTAAAATTAGACATTAATCTTTTAGAGAAAATCCATAAAAACTCGTATTTTAATCAGGATTAA
- the prmC gene encoding peptide chain release factor N(5)-glutamine methyltransferase, which translates to MATKDDLLLEKRRYNLKESVSDEELKKLKTGMPVQKIMGYVEFFETIININHEVLIPRYETEELVNLFYLNERAYIYNNGANILDLCAGSGCIGLSLKNNFQASVNVTLSDVDKEAIAQINENAAALKLDVEVLSSDLFTDIKGKFDYIISNPPYISANEVLDSSVLDFEPHHALFAKDDGYYFYEQIFKHYKSFLKPGGKVYLEISPHIYKLIKKKNPNLNIEFFKDINEKWRFAIISN; encoded by the coding sequence ATGGCAACAAAAGATGATTTGCTTTTAGAAAAACGTCGTTACAACCTAAAAGAAAGTGTGAGTGATGAAGAGCTTAAAAAATTAAAAACTGGCATGCCCGTGCAAAAAATTATGGGATATGTTGAGTTTTTTGAAACTATTATTAATATTAATCACGAAGTTTTAATTCCACGCTATGAAACAGAGGAGCTCGTTAATTTATTTTATTTAAATGAGCGCGCGTATATTTATAATAATGGCGCCAATATTCTTGATCTATGTGCTGGCAGTGGCTGTATTGGTTTGAGTTTGAAAAATAATTTTCAAGCAAGTGTCAATGTAACTTTAAGCGATGTTGATAAAGAAGCGATCGCCCAAATAAATGAAAATGCTGCCGCACTTAAACTTGATGTTGAAGTTCTTTCTTCAGATTTATTTACAGATATTAAGGGAAAGTTTGATTATATTATTTCTAACCCACCATATATTTCAGCTAATGAAGTGCTTGATTCTAGTGTTTTAGATTTTGAACCACATCATGCTTTATTTGCTAAAGATGATGGTTATTATTTTTACGAACAAATTTTTAAGCATTATAAATCATTTTTGAAACCTGGCGGAAAGGTTTATTTAGAAATTTCGCCCCATATATATAAATTAATAAAGAAAAAAAACCCGAATCTTAATATTGAATTCTTCAAAGATATTAATGAAAAATGACGTTTTGCGATTATAAGCAATTAA